A genomic segment from Geminicoccaceae bacterium SCSIO 64248 encodes:
- a CDS encoding phosphoribosyltransferase family protein: MTASTWDVDIAGLPVTLPIVPIKPDFAISLLMVIDQGVAFGDHVGRALAELVRPLDAEIVVGPATLGIPVAIETSRHLGLDMYVILQKSPKIHLGDALTQTITSITSKGEQRLLLDRTAIPLLQGRRVLVVDDVVATGSSLSSAIALVRRAGGNVVGAGVILTEAHDWEAVMGEDARLVISLGHIPQFRPVAPGGWEPIPETA; this comes from the coding sequence ATGACCGCATCGACCTGGGACGTCGATATCGCCGGTTTGCCGGTCACTCTGCCGATCGTCCCGATCAAGCCGGACTTCGCGATCTCGCTGCTCATGGTGATCGACCAGGGTGTCGCGTTCGGCGATCATGTCGGCCGGGCGCTGGCCGAGCTGGTGCGTCCTCTAGATGCGGAAATCGTGGTCGGTCCCGCGACGCTGGGCATTCCGGTTGCGATCGAGACCAGCCGCCATCTCGGCCTCGACATGTACGTGATCCTGCAGAAATCGCCGAAAATCCATCTGGGCGACGCGCTCACGCAGACCATCACCTCGATCACCTCCAAGGGTGAGCAGCGACTCCTGCTCGACCGGACCGCGATCCCCCTGCTTCAGGGTCGCCGCGTCCTCGTGGTCGACGACGTGGTCGCGACCGGCTCCAGCCTGTCCAGCGCGATCGCCCTGGTCCGTCGGGCGGGCGGCAACGTGGTCGGTGCCGGCGTCATCCTCACCGAGGCCCATGACTGGGAAGCGGTCATGGGCGAGGACGCTAGGCTGGTGATCAGCCTCGGTCATATACCGCAGTTCCGCCCGGTGGCACCGGGTGGCTGGGAGCCGATCCCCGAGACGGCTTGA
- a CDS encoding MarR family transcriptional regulator: protein MSARDNDTAVQHLARPRSRARTWSLAQRPGFLIRRLHQIHVALFNRHCAAFGMTPLQYSLLDALAQRGEADQTTLADDVSLDLTTTAGALRRMEARDLIRRTVHTGDRRARLCVCTEVGMSLLEAMEAPVRVAHDATLATLDRTERKQFISLLQRMIADATT from the coding sequence ATGAGCGCGCGCGACAATGACACCGCAGTCCAGCATTTGGCCCGGCCGCGCTCACGCGCGCGCACCTGGTCGCTTGCGCAACGGCCAGGCTTTCTGATCCGTCGACTGCATCAGATACATGTCGCGCTGTTTAACCGGCATTGCGCGGCGTTCGGCATGACGCCGTTGCAGTACAGCCTGCTTGATGCGCTGGCTCAGCGCGGCGAGGCCGATCAGACAACGCTCGCCGACGACGTGTCGCTCGATCTCACCACGACCGCGGGCGCGCTCCGCCGAATGGAAGCACGTGATCTCATTCGGCGAACCGTCCACACAGGTGACCGTCGTGCTCGGCTTTGCGTCTGTACCGAAGTCGGGATGTCGTTGCTCGAGGCCATGGAAGCTCCTGTGCGTGTCGCTCATGATGCAACCCTCGCGACCTTGGACCGGACAGAGCGCAAGCAGTTTATTTCGCTTCTGCAGCGGATGATCGCTGACGCGACCACGTGA
- a CDS encoding TauD/TfdA family dioxygenase — translation MAIVHMRPDDGPKAWRGADLGEEGPWLLSVTATEQKEITAALDHAKCSGVPMLHWQEQDFPLETMHLKLAGMAHEIRDGLGFAILRGLDIGAWTDEEVGMVYWGLGVHLGEPLGQNPKGDLLGHVYDQKRPYGQLDVRGYETNAYLPYHTDSCDFLGLMCLRQGLSGGLSSVVSSVSVHNAILEQHPEYLGLLYNGFYYIRREEALGSKGFSEVPIPVFGQHDGVISCRYLRNQINAAAAKRGVPLTTIEQEALDFLDEQTQREDLRLDFMLEPGDMEFCNNYTVLHSRTSFTNGPDLHQQRHMLRLWLKFRGEWPVSEHFPSHQGYVLKERGMALADP, via the coding sequence ATGGCAATCGTCCACATGCGTCCGGATGACGGACCGAAAGCCTGGCGCGGCGCAGACCTTGGCGAGGAAGGCCCATGGCTGCTCTCGGTAACGGCGACGGAGCAGAAAGAAATCACCGCGGCGCTCGATCACGCCAAATGCTCCGGCGTACCCATGCTGCATTGGCAAGAGCAGGATTTTCCGCTCGAGACCATGCACCTCAAGCTTGCCGGCATGGCGCATGAGATCCGGGATGGCCTAGGGTTCGCCATCCTGCGTGGTCTCGATATCGGCGCGTGGACGGATGAAGAAGTCGGCATGGTCTATTGGGGGCTGGGCGTTCATCTCGGCGAGCCGTTGGGCCAGAACCCCAAGGGCGACCTGCTGGGCCACGTCTACGACCAGAAACGCCCCTACGGCCAATTGGACGTTCGCGGCTACGAGACCAACGCGTACCTGCCTTATCATACGGACAGCTGCGATTTTCTCGGTCTGATGTGCCTGCGCCAAGGTCTGTCAGGCGGCCTAAGCAGCGTGGTCAGCTCCGTGTCCGTGCACAACGCCATTCTCGAACAGCATCCCGAGTATCTCGGTCTTCTTTACAATGGATTCTACTACATTCGTCGCGAGGAGGCTCTTGGATCCAAAGGCTTCTCGGAGGTACCGATCCCCGTTTTCGGCCAGCATGACGGCGTGATCAGCTGCCGGTATCTGCGCAACCAGATCAACGCGGCAGCCGCGAAGCGCGGCGTCCCGCTCACCACCATCGAGCAGGAAGCCTTGGATTTCCTCGACGAGCAGACACAACGCGAAGACCTTCGTCTCGACTTCATGCTCGAACCGGGCGACATGGAGTTCTGTAACAACTACACGGTCCTCCATTCGCGCACCTCGTTCACCAACGGCCCGGACCTGCACCAGCAGCGTCATATGCTGCGCCTCTGGCTGAAGTTCCGCGGGGAGTGGCCCGTGTCGGAGCATTTCCCCTCCCACCAGGGTTATGTTCTGAAGGAGCGAGGCATGGCGCTGGCAGATCCTTGA
- a CDS encoding ABC transporter permease: protein MATATLSHSETPHVSRGRIRRATRRLMRRPSAVTAGSVILIFILIALLAPVIAPYAPAQADFLQVRKPPSFVHLLGTDEVGRDVLSRLIWGSRSSMLAGAIPVIVALLVSIPLGVICGYVGGWVDMVVMRITDAMLALPFLIVAIALTAFLGPDLWNAMLAIGIASLPIFLRLTRAAALSIRTEDYIEAARAVGSSHLRIAFRHVLPNMLPPLLVQASVMAAMAIIAEASLSFLGLGQQPPDPSWGSMLNAAQRHMAVAPWMAIAPGAVIFILVIALNVFGDGLRDALDTRRG from the coding sequence ATGGCGACCGCAACGCTTTCCCATTCCGAGACGCCACACGTGAGCAGAGGACGCATCCGGCGGGCGACCCGGCGGCTGATGCGCCGCCCTTCGGCCGTGACGGCGGGATCCGTCATCCTTATCTTCATCCTGATTGCCCTCCTAGCGCCGGTGATCGCACCCTACGCTCCAGCCCAAGCTGACTTCCTCCAGGTCCGCAAGCCGCCTTCGTTCGTCCATCTGCTGGGCACTGATGAGGTTGGGCGTGACGTCCTCTCGCGTCTGATCTGGGGCTCGCGCAGTTCAATGCTCGCCGGCGCCATTCCGGTGATCGTGGCGCTTCTGGTCAGCATCCCGCTCGGCGTTATCTGCGGCTATGTCGGCGGATGGGTCGACATGGTTGTGATGCGTATCACCGACGCCATGCTCGCCCTCCCCTTCCTGATTGTTGCGATCGCGCTCACCGCCTTTCTCGGCCCGGACCTCTGGAACGCGATGCTGGCGATCGGCATTGCCTCGCTGCCCATTTTCCTGCGATTGACGCGCGCCGCGGCGCTCAGCATTCGCACCGAGGACTATATCGAGGCGGCTCGAGCCGTCGGTAGTTCACATCTACGCATCGCATTTCGTCATGTCCTGCCTAACATGCTGCCACCGCTTCTGGTGCAGGCGAGCGTCATGGCGGCGATGGCGATCATTGCCGAAGCCTCGTTGTCCTTCCTCGGGCTCGGCCAGCAGCCGCCTGACCCCTCCTGGGGCAGCATGCTCAACGCGGCGCAACGCCATATGGCCGTCGCACCATGGATGGCGATCGCGCCCGGCGCCGTGATCTTCATTCTCGTGATTGCACTCAACGTCTTCGGCGACGGATTGCGCGATGCGCTCGACACACGTCGCGGCTAG
- a CDS encoding ABC transporter permease — protein sequence MRLLIFMSQRVGLAISTLVVLSAFAFMLQHLLPGDPVLAMAGDEADQQVLDDLRARYGLDQPVYVQYWRWLAAALGGDLGMSLRNSMSVVDLLLPKLVITLQLAIYSMTIALVIGLPLGVLAATRKETIVDTLASSFALSGISIPNFWLGILLVLAFSVHLRWFPASGYVSFSEDPYRSLMGFVLPSIVLGTGIAGVLMRHMRSAMLHSLSTDYIRTARAKGLSERRVVLRHALRNALVPVVTLGAIEFGQLLAGAVLTEQIFSIPGFGKLLVDGVLYRDYAVVQGLVLVSSVLFITVSLLADLLYFFINPRLRS from the coding sequence ATGCGTTTGCTGATCTTCATGTCCCAGCGCGTCGGGCTGGCGATCTCGACGTTGGTAGTGCTGTCCGCCTTCGCCTTTATGCTTCAGCATCTTCTCCCCGGCGATCCCGTCCTGGCCATGGCCGGTGACGAGGCCGACCAGCAGGTGCTGGACGATCTTCGCGCCCGCTACGGGCTCGATCAGCCGGTCTATGTTCAGTACTGGCGCTGGCTGGCCGCGGCTTTGGGCGGCGATCTCGGCATGTCGCTGCGCAACAGCATGAGCGTGGTCGACCTCCTGTTGCCCAAGCTCGTCATCACCCTGCAGCTTGCGATCTACTCGATGACCATCGCGCTTGTCATCGGTCTGCCGCTTGGCGTGCTGGCGGCAACGCGCAAGGAGACGATCGTCGACACGCTGGCCAGCAGCTTCGCCCTGTCCGGCATCTCGATCCCGAACTTTTGGCTGGGCATTCTGCTCGTCCTGGCCTTCTCGGTGCACCTACGCTGGTTCCCGGCTTCAGGCTACGTCTCTTTCTCAGAAGACCCTTATCGCAGCCTTATGGGCTTCGTCCTGCCATCGATCGTGCTCGGAACCGGCATCGCCGGCGTTCTGATGCGACATATGCGCAGCGCGATGCTGCATTCCCTGTCGACGGATTATATTCGCACGGCGCGGGCGAAGGGCCTCTCGGAGCGTCGTGTGGTGTTGCGTCACGCGCTACGCAATGCCCTGGTCCCCGTCGTCACGCTGGGCGCAATCGAGTTCGGGCAGTTGCTCGCCGGAGCAGTCCTGACCGAACAGATTTTCTCGATCCCTGGCTTCGGCAAGCTCCTCGTCGATGGAGTCCTGTATCGCGACTACGCCGTGGTTCAGGGGTTGGTCCTGGTATCGTCCGTCCTGTTCATCACGGTGAGCCTGCTTGCGGACCTTCTTTACTTCTTCATCAATCCACGTCTGCGGAGCTGA
- a CDS encoding ABC transporter substrate-binding protein, whose amino-acid sequence MRLRLFALAACAALVGNTAAAQTTLRIGINEDPDALDPVANRLASGRQPLTAICDKLFDVSTDLELVPQLAKGYEIAPDGMSVTVNLRPDVMFHDGEPLNAEAVQFTIDRNMNTPGSLRRSELAAVDHVEVVDPLTVRIVLDQPQGYLLMVNLAERSGMIVSPKSASELGDRFGTQPVCAGPYRFVERVPQGRIVVERFADYWDKSLTGVDRIEYLPITDSTVRLSSLQSGELHIAERLTPTDVPQLEGDSNVQVVSTPDLGYHFIRYNISNGPASEALGNDVRLRRAIDLSIDRQVMMQALFNDQYTAGNQFVNPSSPYYDTGHPVPKRDVEAARALLQEAGQPDLTFTVLVPAERERQEAAQMIQAMLAESGITMNIETQDNATMLQNARRGEFQAVFSFWSGRAHPDGNVFAHYSCDGPQNDSRYCNPELDKILVQAREAVDESERQTLYQQANALLAEDLPTSILWHRRTFTGVSTRVEGFVPHPDSTIRVRGLHLE is encoded by the coding sequence ATGAGACTCCGCCTTTTTGCCTTGGCGGCCTGCGCCGCGCTCGTCGGCAACACCGCCGCTGCCCAGACCACGCTGCGTATCGGCATCAACGAAGACCCCGATGCGTTGGACCCCGTCGCCAACCGCCTCGCGAGCGGTCGTCAGCCTCTGACGGCCATTTGCGACAAGCTGTTCGATGTATCGACCGATCTCGAACTCGTGCCGCAGTTGGCCAAAGGCTATGAGATCGCACCCGATGGCATGTCGGTCACCGTGAACCTGCGTCCGGACGTCATGTTCCATGACGGCGAGCCCCTAAATGCCGAGGCAGTGCAGTTCACCATCGACCGCAACATGAACACGCCAGGCTCATTGCGCCGCTCCGAGCTTGCCGCGGTCGATCATGTCGAGGTCGTGGATCCCCTGACCGTTCGGATCGTTCTCGACCAACCACAGGGCTATCTCCTGATGGTCAATCTGGCCGAGCGCTCAGGCATGATCGTATCGCCCAAGAGCGCATCCGAACTGGGTGATCGCTTCGGCACACAGCCTGTGTGTGCTGGTCCCTATCGCTTCGTCGAGCGCGTGCCGCAGGGCCGGATCGTAGTCGAGCGCTTCGCGGACTACTGGGACAAGAGCCTGACCGGCGTCGATCGCATCGAATATCTGCCGATCACGGATTCCACTGTTCGCCTGTCCTCGCTGCAGTCAGGCGAGTTGCATATCGCCGAGCGTCTCACACCTACAGACGTGCCGCAGTTGGAAGGCGATTCCAACGTCCAGGTCGTCTCGACGCCCGACCTCGGCTACCACTTCATTCGCTACAACATCAGCAACGGTCCCGCCAGCGAGGCGCTCGGAAACGACGTCCGCCTCCGGCGTGCGATCGACCTGTCGATCGATCGCCAAGTCATGATGCAGGCCTTGTTCAACGACCAGTACACGGCCGGCAACCAGTTCGTGAATCCGTCGAGCCCGTACTACGACACGGGCCACCCGGTGCCGAAGCGCGACGTCGAGGCCGCGCGGGCCCTGCTTCAGGAGGCGGGACAGCCGGATCTGACGTTCACGGTGCTGGTCCCGGCGGAGCGCGAGCGGCAGGAAGCTGCCCAGATGATCCAGGCCATGCTCGCCGAGTCCGGGATCACGATGAACATCGAGACCCAGGACAACGCGACCATGCTGCAGAACGCGCGCCGGGGCGAGTTCCAGGCGGTGTTCAGCTTCTGGAGCGGTCGCGCGCATCCTGACGGCAATGTCTTCGCACACTACTCGTGCGATGGCCCACAAAATGACTCACGGTACTGCAATCCGGAATTGGACAAGATCCTGGTACAGGCACGTGAGGCGGTCGACGAGTCCGAGCGTCAGACTCTCTACCAGCAGGCCAACGCGCTCCTCGCCGAGGATCTGCCCACGAGCATCCTCTGGCACCGGCGCACGTTCACCGGCGTCTCGACCCGTGTCGAGGGCTTCGTGCCGCATCCTGACAGCACGATCCGCGTCCGTGGACTGCACCTTGAATAG
- a CDS encoding ABC transporter ATP-binding protein — MNAAPLLTVRDLSKHFAVGGLLRRGSVAAVDDISFEIGEGETLGLVGESGCGKSTTGRLILRLIEPTAGSVRFRKQELTTLSANAMVSQRRNLQLVFQDPFSSLNPSMTVREIIGEPLYVHHVDVGSGITRRVAELLDLVGLNPAHMNRYPHEFSGGQRQRIGIARALALDPQLIVCDEAVSALDVSVQAQILNLLRRLQREMRLALLFISHDLMVVRYIAQRVAVMYLGRLVEVAPTEAIFATPRHPYTRALLDAVPALSFEQRRRTVLEGDLPSPLDPPSGCHFHPRCAHATERCRTETPRLDPDTEGHAVACHHWRETAPWRGAEALRPQATDARFARLLERFRRPALPPVPA; from the coding sequence ATGAACGCAGCGCCGTTGTTGACCGTCAGAGACCTGAGCAAGCACTTCGCTGTCGGCGGCCTTCTGCGACGCGGCAGTGTGGCAGCCGTTGACGACATCTCCTTCGAGATCGGTGAAGGCGAGACCCTGGGACTCGTCGGCGAGAGCGGCTGCGGGAAGTCGACGACCGGTCGCTTGATTCTACGGCTCATCGAGCCCACCGCAGGCAGCGTGCGCTTCCGCAAACAGGAACTCACCACGCTGTCGGCCAATGCCATGGTCTCCCAGCGGCGCAACCTTCAACTTGTGTTTCAAGATCCGTTCAGCTCGCTGAATCCGAGTATGACGGTCCGCGAGATCATCGGCGAGCCGTTATACGTGCACCATGTCGACGTCGGCAGCGGCATTACCCGAAGAGTAGCCGAACTGCTGGATCTGGTCGGTCTCAATCCCGCCCACATGAACCGCTATCCGCATGAGTTCTCGGGCGGTCAAAGGCAGCGCATCGGAATCGCGCGCGCGCTGGCGCTCGATCCGCAACTCATCGTGTGCGACGAGGCCGTATCCGCTCTCGACGTGTCCGTACAGGCTCAGATCCTCAATCTGCTACGTCGGCTGCAACGCGAGATGCGCCTCGCTCTCCTGTTCATCTCGCATGACCTCATGGTCGTTCGCTACATCGCCCAGCGGGTTGCCGTCATGTATCTCGGCCGTTTGGTCGAGGTCGCGCCGACCGAGGCGATCTTTGCAACGCCTCGCCATCCCTACACGCGCGCCCTGCTCGACGCCGTGCCCGCTCTCTCCTTCGAGCAGCGCCGTCGAACGGTCCTTGAAGGCGATCTTCCCAGTCCGCTCGATCCGCCGTCCGGGTGCCACTTTCATCCTCGTTGCGCCCACGCTACCGAACGCTGCCGCACCGAGACGCCCCGCCTCGATCCGGACACAGAAGGCCATGCAGTCGCCTGTCATCACTGGCGCGAGACCGCGCCGTGGCGTGGTGCGGAGGCGTTACGTCCTCAAGCCACGGACGCCCGATTCGCGCGCCTTCTCGAACGTTTCCGAAGACCCGCTTTGCCCCCTGTTCCCGCATGA
- a CDS encoding ABC transporter ATP-binding protein, translating into MSFSGEDGTIPAVRNASFSVPAGGCLGIVGESGSGKSVSSLAIMGLLPSRSAKVQSGRILFEGRDLLTMPERQRRALRGNAIAMVFQEPMSSLNPAFTIGDQIMEAIRAHDRVGKREARDRTIELLRQVRIPSPERRIDDYPHKLSGGMRQRVMIAMALAGNPRLLIADEPTTALDVTVQAQIVELLHTIQEQYGTSILLISHNIGLIVGMADEISVMYAGSVVERGPTSRVIKHPEHPYTLGLLGAVPRADQSDQPLIGIEGTVPDLRHVPTGCVFEPRCPFSAMPCQQSAPELRTMRRGHLSACHQAPLDSAA; encoded by the coding sequence GTGTCGTTCTCGGGCGAGGATGGGACGATCCCTGCGGTGCGAAACGCGAGCTTCTCGGTCCCCGCCGGTGGCTGTCTCGGCATCGTTGGCGAATCCGGAAGCGGTAAGAGCGTGTCGTCCCTCGCGATCATGGGTCTCCTGCCGTCACGTTCGGCAAAGGTCCAAAGTGGTCGCATCCTGTTCGAAGGGCGTGATCTGCTCACCATGCCCGAACGGCAGCGTCGCGCCTTGCGTGGCAATGCGATCGCCATGGTCTTTCAGGAGCCGATGTCATCGCTGAACCCGGCCTTCACGATCGGCGACCAGATCATGGAGGCGATCCGCGCCCATGACCGAGTCGGCAAGCGGGAGGCGCGCGACCGAACGATCGAGCTCTTGCGCCAAGTGCGCATTCCGTCGCCCGAACGGCGGATCGACGACTACCCGCACAAGCTTTCAGGCGGCATGCGCCAGCGTGTGATGATCGCGATGGCGCTGGCCGGCAATCCGCGCTTGCTGATCGCGGACGAGCCGACCACCGCTCTGGACGTGACGGTACAGGCCCAGATCGTCGAGCTGCTGCACACAATCCAGGAGCAGTACGGCACGTCTATTCTGCTGATCTCGCACAATATCGGCCTGATCGTCGGCATGGCGGACGAAATCTCTGTCATGTACGCGGGCAGTGTCGTTGAGCGCGGCCCGACTTCGCGCGTCATCAAGCACCCAGAGCACCCCTATACGCTTGGCCTTCTAGGCGCCGTCCCACGCGCGGATCAGAGCGATCAGCCGCTGATCGGTATCGAAGGCACGGTACCCGACCTGCGTCACGTGCCTACTGGCTGTGTCTTCGAGCCGCGCTGCCCGTTCTCGGCCATGCCCTGCCAGCAGAGCGCACCCGAGCTTCGCACGATGCGGCGCGGTCACCTCTCCGCCTGCCATCAAGCTCCATTGGACAGCGCCGCATGA
- a CDS encoding acetate--CoA ligase family protein produces MSASPSAQRSVPSRLAIGQIVEPASIAVIGASESRAKFGGRIMDHLVRHGFAGELVPINPTRDTVQGRASYPTLSAVPRPPDVAILAVPGETLLDHVAKAADAGVGCCVIIATGFAEAGEDGAALQAELVAISRRSGMRLVGPNCMGLIVPHHRMPLCSSVVLDTDRLLTGDISLISQSGALMVSVFDRASADDIGFRHCVSLGNQADLEISDFLEFMAEDPGTKAVCLYVEGLKDGPRFVKAAAACREAGKPVLLVKTGRTEAGVKSARSHTASLAGSFEVFEAACREAGVVLARDPDDMVRAANILVRHPQPRRPGGVGVYSSSGGGAGIASDRVTEIGLEMAALAPGTRAKLGELLLPPQADNPIDLGGRNAPSSVDVTTTAAEILLSDDAVAYGLMVLTSMPFFADQTHLIGQVAKSSSKPCFLALTPGNAADGPRERLRALGQPFFDRFEDALRALELVAQHDRLSGETTASPVRDADRPASVHIPAGAATESEVKRALAAYGVPVVEEASAATAAAAANAAGRIGFPVVLKAVSRDIAHKSDVGAVALGLADPTAVTAAAETMLVRLAEQSPDARIDGFVVQAMAKGEAEIIVGARRDPVFGPVVLVGFGGTTVEILRDFAVAPAPVGPDRARRMLNGLRLAPLLHGVRGKPSLDVDALIDVIVRVGWLAHDLGEDLIDLEVNPVLVRAQGLGVVAVDGRATMAG; encoded by the coding sequence ATGAGCGCATCGCCTTCCGCCCAACGCTCCGTTCCGTCGAGACTGGCCATCGGCCAGATAGTGGAGCCTGCCTCGATCGCCGTGATCGGTGCCTCGGAGAGCCGGGCGAAATTCGGTGGTCGAATCATGGACCACCTTGTGCGGCATGGCTTTGCCGGGGAGCTCGTGCCGATCAATCCGACACGTGACACGGTGCAGGGCCGCGCCAGCTACCCAACCCTGTCCGCCGTACCCCGGCCTCCGGACGTCGCCATTCTCGCGGTCCCCGGCGAGACGCTTCTGGATCACGTCGCCAAAGCGGCCGATGCAGGTGTCGGTTGCTGCGTGATCATCGCGACCGGTTTCGCGGAAGCGGGCGAGGATGGCGCCGCCCTGCAGGCCGAGTTGGTTGCGATCAGCCGCCGATCAGGCATGCGCCTGGTCGGTCCCAACTGCATGGGACTGATCGTACCGCATCACCGCATGCCTCTCTGTTCGTCGGTCGTACTCGACACAGACCGCCTGCTGACAGGCGACATCAGCCTGATCAGCCAATCCGGCGCGCTGATGGTCTCGGTCTTCGACCGAGCCAGTGCCGACGACATCGGCTTTCGCCACTGCGTCTCACTGGGCAATCAAGCCGACCTCGAGATCAGCGACTTCCTCGAGTTCATGGCCGAGGACCCCGGGACGAAAGCGGTCTGCCTCTATGTTGAGGGGCTGAAGGACGGACCCCGTTTCGTGAAAGCGGCTGCCGCGTGCCGGGAAGCCGGCAAGCCGGTCCTGCTCGTCAAGACCGGTCGTACCGAAGCCGGCGTGAAGTCCGCCCGCTCGCATACGGCCAGCCTTGCCGGCTCGTTCGAAGTCTTCGAGGCTGCCTGTCGCGAGGCTGGTGTCGTCCTCGCACGCGATCCGGACGACATGGTCCGCGCGGCCAACATCCTGGTTCGCCATCCACAGCCCAGAAGGCCGGGCGGTGTCGGGGTCTACTCATCGTCGGGCGGCGGCGCTGGCATCGCCTCGGACCGCGTCACCGAAATCGGGCTGGAGATGGCAGCACTCGCACCAGGGACACGCGCCAAGCTCGGCGAGCTTCTTTTGCCGCCGCAGGCCGACAACCCGATCGATCTCGGCGGACGCAACGCGCCCTCCTCGGTCGACGTCACGACCACGGCCGCCGAGATCCTGTTGTCTGACGATGCCGTCGCCTACGGGCTGATGGTGCTGACCTCGATGCCTTTCTTCGCCGATCAGACGCATCTCATCGGTCAGGTTGCCAAGTCATCCTCCAAGCCGTGCTTCCTGGCCCTGACACCCGGCAACGCTGCCGACGGGCCTCGCGAGCGCCTGCGTGCCCTGGGCCAACCCTTTTTCGACCGGTTCGAGGATGCTCTGCGGGCGTTGGAGCTGGTCGCGCAGCACGACCGGCTGAGTGGGGAGACGACCGCATCACCCGTTCGTGATGCCGATCGGCCCGCCTCCGTTCATATCCCGGCCGGTGCGGCAACCGAATCCGAGGTCAAACGCGCGCTCGCCGCCTACGGCGTGCCGGTGGTCGAGGAAGCGTCGGCCGCAACGGCTGCGGCTGCTGCAAACGCCGCCGGCCGCATCGGCTTTCCGGTCGTGCTCAAGGCCGTGTCCCGCGACATCGCGCATAAGAGCGATGTCGGTGCCGTGGCGCTCGGCTTGGCCGATCCCACGGCGGTGACGGCCGCCGCCGAGACCATGCTGGTTCGGCTTGCCGAGCAGTCGCCCGACGCTCGGATCGACGGCTTCGTCGTACAGGCGATGGCAAAGGGCGAGGCCGAGATCATCGTCGGCGCCAGGCGTGATCCGGTCTTCGGTCCGGTCGTACTGGTCGGCTTCGGCGGCACGACTGTCGAAATTTTGCGCGACTTCGCGGTAGCGCCCGCGCCGGTCGGTCCGGACCGGGCACGCCGCATGCTCAATGGCTTGCGTCTGGCACCGCTCCTCCACGGTGTGCGCGGCAAACCTTCTTTGGATGTCGACGCGTTGATCGATGTCATCGTCCGCGTCGGCTGGCTCGCCCACGATCTCGGTGAGGATCTGATCGATCTCGAAGTCAATCCTGTGCTCGTGCGCGCCCAGGGCCTGGGCGTAGTCGCGGTCGACGGGCGCGCGACCATGGCCGGTTAG
- a CDS encoding acyl-CoA/acyl-ACP dehydrogenase, with translation MTVFDTPETGELQEAVREVVHRVIAPIADALPAGERLSADQIRTCFRALQPHGYLGSTVPVEFGGAGLSYVQYGMLLEAIAKGPILFGEVVPPRTINYLGSDEQKRRWMPKLLSGDWIASAAITEPQAGSDMRAFTTQAVLAGDHYVVNGRKRWLKLGSVADLITLMVVDPTSGGGLSRLVVERDASSWQSRDINTVGLRHFSLAEIAFKDTEVPRENILGAAGAGGEQFHRGIESSRAFIGIQAVGLASRALERALSYAGDRVAFGRPIGRFQSIQVALADAATRLQAARLLCLNALTILDSGRRAPRDVSMAKLFAVETAIAVCQTSMECMGAWGTAEEAEVERCWRDAAMLSAIDGTAGIQRLIIGRETLGMSAFT, from the coding sequence GTGACTGTCTTTGACACGCCTGAGACTGGCGAACTGCAAGAAGCCGTTCGCGAGGTCGTGCATCGCGTCATCGCACCGATCGCCGACGCCTTGCCCGCAGGAGAGCGGCTGAGCGCCGATCAGATCCGCACCTGCTTTCGGGCTCTTCAGCCGCACGGGTATCTCGGCAGTACCGTGCCGGTCGAGTTCGGCGGCGCAGGACTGAGCTATGTCCAATACGGCATGCTGTTGGAAGCGATTGCGAAGGGTCCCATCCTGTTCGGCGAAGTCGTGCCGCCGCGCACGATCAATTATCTCGGGTCAGACGAGCAGAAGCGCCGCTGGATGCCCAAGCTGCTTTCCGGCGACTGGATCGCGAGCGCAGCCATAACCGAGCCGCAGGCCGGTTCGGACATGCGGGCCTTCACCACGCAGGCCGTGTTGGCGGGTGATCACTACGTCGTCAACGGTCGCAAACGCTGGCTCAAGCTTGGGAGTGTCGCGGACCTGATCACGCTGATGGTGGTCGATCCCACCAGCGGCGGCGGCCTCAGCCGGCTCGTTGTCGAGCGCGATGCCTCGTCTTGGCAGAGCCGCGACATCAACACGGTTGGCCTGCGCCATTTTTCGCTCGCCGAAATCGCTTTCAAGGATACGGAGGTGCCGCGCGAGAACATTCTGGGCGCGGCCGGCGCGGGCGGTGAGCAGTTTCATCGCGGCATCGAGTCTTCACGTGCCTTCATCGGCATTCAGGCGGTCGGCTTGGCGTCTCGGGCACTGGAACGGGCCCTGTCCTACGCCGGAGATCGCGTGGCTTTCGGTCGTCCGATCGGCCGCTTCCAGTCGATCCAGGTTGCCCTGGCCGATGCGGCGACGCGGCTGCAAGCCGCCCGGCTGCTCTGCCTCAACGCGCTGACCATCTTGGACAGCGGCAGGCGGGCGCCTCGGGACGTCTCGATGGCCAAGCTGTTCGCGGTCGAGACCGCCATCGCCGTTTGCCAAACGTCGATGGAGTGCATGGGCGCTTGGGGCACGGCCGAGGAGGCGGAGGTCGAGCGATGCTGGCGCGACGCCGCCATGCTTTCCGCGATCGACGGTACCGCCGGTATCCAGCGCCTGATCATCGGACGCGAAACGCTCGGCATGAGCGCTTTCACCTGA